Genomic window (Halomicrobium zhouii):
CCAGCAGGTGTGGAGCGTGCGTATCTTCGGATTCGCTGGTTCGAGACGGACGATTTCAACGTGCATTACTCGGAGCAGTATCGCGATGGGGAGTCGTGGGAGTGCCGGTGGGACAGGCATCCGAACAGTCACAACGACCGGGAGCATCTGCATCCGCCGCCAGATGCGGCGACGCCGGGTGAGGATGCGACGTTTGCTGGTGATTGGCGGGCGGTGATTTCGCGTGTACTGTCGGAGTTAGATGCGCGAATTCAGTCGTTCTGGGACTGAGATGTGGGAGCATTCACGTCAGGCGACTCGCAGGACGGCCATCGACCCGTAGCCGAGTGCGAACGCCAGGGCGAACGAACCGACCCACGCGCCGACGGTCACGAGGATCTTTCGCGCGCTGAGCGCGTCGCTGCCCCCGACCGCGGCGCCGCTCCCGATGATCGCGCTGACGATGATCTCGTTGAACGAGACGGGGACGCCCAGGAAGACGGCCAGCTGGGCGATGAGAAACGCCGGGACGAGCGCGGAGATAGACCGGCGCGGTCCCAGCGAGGAGTAGTCCTGCGAGAGGGATTTGATCATCCGCGGCGCGCCGGTCCAGGAGCCGACCAGGATGCCGACCCCGCCACCGACGAGGACGACGAACGGTGATATCGCACCGACGTCGTCGAGGATGGGCAGCAGCGGCCCGACGGCCAGTCCGACCTGGCTCCCGCCCGCGGAGAAGGCAACCAGCGACCCCAGGCTCAGCAACACCCGTCGCAGGCCGCCGGCTTCGTCCCGTCGGATGTCCGCGTAGACGAGCGTGGCGATGGCGGCTGCCGCCAGCACCGACAGGCCAACGGCGACGAACACGCCGTCGGCGCCCAGCAAGCGCTGGCTGGCCTCGACGAGCGACCCCGCCGACCCGTCCGAGCCGAGAAACGAGAACCCGACGTTCGCCATCACGGCGCCGACGAGACCGGCCAGCGCGGCGACGCTGAACCGTTCGGGGACGTCCGCCCGGGGGAGGACGCTGGCGATGGCGTAGGCGATCCCGCCGCCGACGAACGGCGTCAGCGCCCAGACGGCGCCGATCTGCTGGTACTTCGCCCAGACCGGTGTGCCGCCGAGTGCGAGGCCGACGCCGACGACCGCGCCGGTCACCGTGAACGCCGTCGCGATGGGGTAGCCAGTCTTGATCCCGACGGCCATCAGCCCGGCGCCGATGGCCAGCGCGACGATGACGCCCGTCGCGGGGAGGCTGACGCCGCCGACGAGGCCGCGGCCGACCGCCTCCGAGACGTTCGCGCCCTGGGTGACGGCGCCGGCGAAGCCGAAGACGCCGACGACGAAGGCGGCCCGCATCGTCGTGATGGCGTTGGCCCCGACGGCGGGCGCGAACGGCGTCGCGCCGCTCGACCCGGCGCCGATGACCCACGCCATGAACAGACTCGCGACTGTGGCGACGACGAACAGGCCGACGATAGCGAGTTCCATTACTGGTGTAGCCTGAAAGAATTCGAGTCAGTCAGTCGGTCAGTCGGTCAGTCGGTCAGTCGATCAGTCAGTCAGTTAGTCCGCGCCCGCTGGCGTGGGCTCGCCGGTGGCCGCCCGACTCCGCCAGCGACCCTGGAGGTACGCGCCGAGGAACATCCCGGCGAGCGCCCAGAGGATGGCGACGTTGCCGGTGCCGAGGCTGGCGTAGGCGGCGCCGGGGCAGATGCCCGACAGCCCCCAGCCGACGCCGAAGATGGCGCCGCCGACGAGGACGTTCCGGTCGAAGGGTTTCAGCCGGCGTTCGTAGCGGTCGCCGGTCAGCGGGGCGCTGTCGCGTATCCGGGGCATCACTGCGAAGGCGATGCCGGAGACGATGGCCGCGCCGAACATGACGAACAGCAAGCCGAAGTCTTCGAACTGGAGGAAGTCCAGCACGACCTCCGGCCGGGCCATCTGGCTGAAGCCGAGCCCGAAGCCGAAGATCACGCCGCCGACGAGTATCAGCGGCATGAACAGCGGATGACGATCCTGAGTCATGCTACGGACTCACCCCCAGTGCAGCGACGACCTGGGCCGTCCCGATGGCCACCGTCAGGAACGTGATCACGCCGACGATGGACGTCTTCGAAGCCGATCCGACGCCGCAGACGCCGTGTCCGGACGTACAGCCCTTGCCGACCCGGGTGCCGATGCCGACGAGGATGCCGCCCAGGAACAGGCGCCAGGGCTGGACGTCGGTCATCCAGAGGGTGACGCCGGCGACGTCGTAGAGCTGTCCGGTCGTCCCCGGCTGGTAGAGCGAACTCGTCACCAGGCCGGACTGGAACGTCAGCGCGAACACCGCGGCGCCGAGGACGATGCCGAGCGTGAAGACGACGCGCCAGTCGCGCGAGGAGACGTACTGCTGGAACCGGGACTGGTCGGAGACGTACGACAGCGTCGACTCGAGGAAGGTGCTCGCCCCGGCGGCGATCCCCGTCCCGAGGTAGATGACGACGGCACCGAGGCCGACGAGTAACCCACCGACGGCGTAGCGACTGACCCCGTTCGGGAACAGCTCGGCGGTCAGTTGCAGTGGGACTGGTTCGATCACTGGTGGATACCCGCGTCAGTCACCGGCGAGCGACTCCTGGCTCGCGGCGCAGTTGTTCGGTCCGAGTTCGAGCGTGAACGCTTCCTCGTCGTCGACGGCGTTCTGACCCAGGTTCGTCGCGATGATGTCCTCGTAGTTGGCCGGCCGTGGCGGCATGTCCGAGAGGATCAGGTCGACGAACTCCTGTTCGTCCATCGTGAGCGCGGCCATGTCTGCGACGAGGTCGCCGATGGGCGCGGTGTAGGTGCCGTCGTCGGCGGGTTCTGCCGAGTCGCTGAAGTGGGCGCCGCCGACGAGCGTGTCGTCGGGCAGCGAGAGGACGCGCTCCTGCAGGGACTCGTAGAGCATCCGCGCCGCCTCGGGCGCACCGTCGTCACCCTCTTCGAGGTCGGGGCGGGCGACGCTCTCGACGAACAGCCCGTCGCCGGTGGCGAGGAGGCTGTCGTCGAGGAGGTAGGAGGTCATCCCGGTCGTGTGGCCAGGCGTGTAGACGGCCTCGATAGTCGCGTCACCGACCTGGAAGGTGTCGCCGTCGGCGGCCGTGGTCAGTTCGTCCGCGTAGGTGACGCCGCGGTCGACGGCGGCCTCGGGAATGACGCCCTCGACTCCCTGGTCGTCCAGGTCTCTCACTCCAGAGATGTGATCCGCGTGCACGTGCGTGTCGAGTGCGTACTTCAGGTCGACGCCCAGCTCGTCCGCGTCGGCGAGGTAGCGGTCGGTAAACGCGCGCAGCGGGTCGACGATGGCAGCCTCGCCGTCGTCGTAGAGCAGGTAGCCCAGACAGCCCGAGGAGGGGCGCTGGTACTGGACCAACGTGCCGGCGCCGTCGTAGCCGTCGACCTCGACGGCCTCGTAGATGCGCGCCCAGCCGTTCATGCCGTCTTCGAGGTGGTTGACGTCGTACCCGCGTTCCGCGAGCGTGCCCGCGACGAACTCGCTGGCGCCGCCTTTCGCACACAAGACGGTGACCTCGCGGTCGTCGGGGATCTGTTCGAGTACCTCGTCGTCGATCTCGTCCTCGAGGAAGTGGAAGTAGGGGGCGTTGATCGACTCGACGGTGTCGCCGTCGATCCGCCACTCCTCGTAATCGGATTGCATCCGCGCGTCGAGGAGCGTGACGTCCTCGCCCGCGTCGATGCGTCCTTTCAGCGTTTCCGGTTGGACCGTCTCGACGTCCGCGTCCGGCGTCGGGAAGTCTTCTGGATTCATTTCGTACACTGCCTTCTATCGGACGGGTATACAAAAGGGTTTTCATAGTAATTCGAATTCTGCACAATACCGTTGCCCCACACCCGGGCGAGATGGGTGAATACACCGCATCCCCCCGTAATATGGTGGGTAGATCCGGCATACCCCCCGCCGTAGTAATTCGCACATCCCACAAGAATCGACATCCTTTTACCTCCGACAATAATATTGTGAGGTAGCTCCAATACAGAGCAACAGAGATTACAGATCATGAGTGCAGAATTCGACATCACGGAGACGCTCGACGTCAAAGGTGCATCGTGTCCCATGCCGGTCGTCAAGACGAAGTCCGCCATCGACGAGCTCGCGGAAGGCGAGGTCCTCGAGGTACTGGCGACAGACTCCGGTAGCATGAGCGACATCGACGGCTGGGCCCAGGGGACGAACGGCGTCGAACTCCTCGACCAGGTCGAGGACGGCGACGTCTACAGACACTACGTGGAGAAGACGGCGTAAGATGAGTACGGACACGCAGTCGTCGGACGACGACGAGCCCCTGACCGAGGCACAGCTCCAGGCCCGCGTCGAGGAACTGGAGGACAAGGTCGCCACGCTCGAGACCGACGCCGGCGACGACCAGAAGAAGATGACCATCGTCGCCACGAAGGGGAGCTTCGACATGGCCTATCCCCCGCTGATCCTCGCCAGCACGGCCGCGGCGTTCGGCTGGGAGGTCGTCGTCTTCCACACCTTCTGGGGGCTCGACATCCTCCACGAGGAGAACTCCAAGAACCTCCAGCTCTCGGCGGTCGGCAACCCGAGCATGCCGATGCCGAACGCGCTCGCCGCGCTCCCGGGGATGGATCGCATGGCGACGAAGATGATGCAGAAGAAGATCGACGAGAACGGCACGGCCAGCATCGAGGAGCTCATCGAACTGTCCCTCGACCAGGGCGTCGACCTCCAGGCCTGCCAGATGACCATCGAACTGATGGACTACGACGAGTCAGAGTTCTACGACGAGGTCACTGTCGGCGTCGGCGCGGCCACCGCGCTCCAGCACATGGCCGAGTCGGACGTCCAGCTCCTCATCTGATCACCCCCCGACGAACCAGTTTGCCCATGTTACACACCCAACCGATGGAACGACCCGTAGATCGCGTCCTCGCCGCGGTCGCCGCGGCCGAGGAGACCGACCTTCTCTCGCTGCAGCCCCCGCTCGGCGACGTCGTCGACGCCGACGCATTGAACGCGCTCGTTTCCGGCAGTCAGGACCGGGCTGGCGCCGACGTCACGGTCCAGTTCACCTACCGCGGCCACGACGTCACCGTCGGCCCGGACGGCGACGTCGAACTGCAGTAACTCCTTTTTGCGCGGCGTACACGACGAAGAGAATAGCCACTAGAACTCCGGTGTCAGCCCGTCGAGCAGCCGGTCGACGTCCCCCTCGGTGTTGACGGCGTGGACCGACGCCCGGACCGCGTTCGGCCACGGGAGGTCGCGGACGACGATGTCGTCGGCGGCCAGCCGTTCGACCGTCGCCGCCGGATCGTCGACGTCGATGGTCACGAGCCCCGACTCCGGCGTCGACGGGCTGAGCACCCGGTCGGCCGGGACGCCGTCGACCAGCCGGGAGGCCAGCCGGTGAATGCGGTCCTCGATGCGTCCGAGACCGACCTCGTCGATGGCGTTCACCGCCTCGCCCAGTGCGACGTGCGGCGCGGGGTTGGCCGACCCGACCTCGAAGCGACGGGCCCCGGCCGCGTACTCGAAGGGGTCCGCCGTCGGCGTCTCGACGCTCCGGTAGCCGACGGCCCGGGGTTCGAGCCCCTCGGCGACCTCGCGGTCGACGTAGAGGAACCCGCCGCCCCAGAGCCCGAGGAGCCACTTATGGCCCGCGGCCGCGACGGCGTCGGCGCCCCACTCGCCGACGTCCATCGACAGCTGGCCGGGCACCTGGACGGCGTCGACGAGCGCGAGCGCGCCGGCGTCGTGGGCGAGGTCGACCAGATCCGCGACGGGGAGCCTGGTCCCGTGGGTCCACGTGACGGCACTGAAACAGGCCAGCCGCGCGTCGGCGACCGCGTCCGCGAACGCGTCGCGGTCGACTCGCCCCGCCGCCGTCTCGACGACGCGCACCTCGACGCCCTCCCGTTCGAGGCGCTGCCAGGGAAGGATCCCGGCCGGATGCTCGACGTCGGTCCGCACGACGACGTCGCCGGGCTGCCAGTCGATGGCGTTCGCGAGCGCGTTGATCCCGCCGGTGGTGCTCTCGGTGAGTGCGATCTCGTCCGGCTCGGCCCCGACGAACGAGGCGACGGTCTCGCGCGTCCGGTCGAACGCGTCGAAGGCCGTCTCGTAGGGGTCGTCCCGGACCGGCGAGTGGTACTCGTGACGCTGGACGAACTCGTCGGCGGCGTCGACGACGTACCGCGGACTGGGGCCGTGGGCCCCGAAGTTGAGGTAGACGTCATCCTGGAGCGCGGGAACGTCCGCGCGGAGTTCTGTGGGGTTCATGAGCGATGATGTCGGTGGTTTGTGTACGGTTGGTCGCGTTAATAGTTTTGTGACATTCCAACAATACTGATCGCCGGCAGGGACGGGGCGGGGATGGGCCGGGGGCGGGTTGGGCCCCCGTTCGGGCGCGATCCCCCGTTCGGGTGCTGTCCCTGTTCGGGTGCTGTCCCCGTTCGGACACCGTCCCTGT
Coding sequences:
- a CDS encoding MBL fold metallo-hydrolase gives rise to the protein MNPEDFPTPDADVETVQPETLKGRIDAGEDVTLLDARMQSDYEEWRIDGDTVESINAPYFHFLEDEIDDEVLEQIPDDREVTVLCAKGGASEFVAGTLAERGYDVNHLEDGMNGWARIYEAVEVDGYDGAGTLVQYQRPSSGCLGYLLYDDGEAAIVDPLRAFTDRYLADADELGVDLKYALDTHVHADHISGVRDLDDQGVEGVIPEAAVDRGVTYADELTTAADGDTFQVGDATIEAVYTPGHTTGMTSYLLDDSLLATGDGLFVESVARPDLEEGDDGAPEAARMLYESLQERVLSLPDDTLVGGAHFSDSAEPADDGTYTAPIGDLVADMAALTMDEQEFVDLILSDMPPRPANYEDIIATNLGQNAVDDEEAFTLELGPNNCAASQESLAGD
- a CDS encoding sulfurtransferase TusA family protein; amino-acid sequence: MSAEFDITETLDVKGASCPMPVVKTKSAIDELAEGEVLEVLATDSGSMSDIDGWAQGTNGVELLDQVEDGDVYRHYVEKTA
- a CDS encoding YeeE/YedE family protein, coding for MTQDRHPLFMPLILVGGVIFGFGLGFSQMARPEVVLDFLQFEDFGLLFVMFGAAIVSGIAFAVMPRIRDSAPLTGDRYERRLKPFDRNVLVGGAIFGVGWGLSGICPGAAYASLGTGNVAILWALAGMFLGAYLQGRWRSRAATGEPTPAGAD
- a CDS encoding DsrE/DsrF/DrsH-like family protein, with the protein product MSTDTQSSDDDEPLTEAQLQARVEELEDKVATLETDAGDDQKKMTIVATKGSFDMAYPPLILASTAAAFGWEVVVFHTFWGLDILHEENSKNLQLSAVGNPSMPMPNALAALPGMDRMATKMMQKKIDENGTASIEELIELSLDQGVDLQACQMTIELMDYDESEFYDEVTVGVGAATALQHMAESDVQLLI
- a CDS encoding inorganic phosphate transporter; translated protein: MELAIVGLFVVATVASLFMAWVIGAGSSGATPFAPAVGANAITTMRAAFVVGVFGFAGAVTQGANVSEAVGRGLVGGVSLPATGVIVALAIGAGLMAVGIKTGYPIATAFTVTGAVVGVGLALGGTPVWAKYQQIGAVWALTPFVGGGIAYAIASVLPRADVPERFSVAALAGLVGAVMANVGFSFLGSDGSAGSLVEASQRLLGADGVFVAVGLSVLAAAAIATLVYADIRRDEAGGLRRVLLSLGSLVAFSAGGSQVGLAVGPLLPILDDVGAISPFVVLVGGGVGILVGSWTGAPRMIKSLSQDYSSLGPRRSISALVPAFLIAQLAVFLGVPVSFNEIIVSAIIGSGAAVGGSDALSARKILVTVGAWVGSFALAFALGYGSMAVLRVA
- a CDS encoding aminotransferase class V-fold PLP-dependent enzyme, whose translation is MNPTELRADVPALQDDVYLNFGAHGPSPRYVVDAADEFVQRHEYHSPVRDDPYETAFDAFDRTRETVASFVGAEPDEIALTESTTGGINALANAIDWQPGDVVVRTDVEHPAGILPWQRLEREGVEVRVVETAAGRVDRDAFADAVADARLACFSAVTWTHGTRLPVADLVDLAHDAGALALVDAVQVPGQLSMDVGEWGADAVAAAGHKWLLGLWGGGFLYVDREVAEGLEPRAVGYRSVETPTADPFEYAAGARRFEVGSANPAPHVALGEAVNAIDEVGLGRIEDRIHRLASRLVDGVPADRVLSPSTPESGLVTIDVDDPAATVERLAADDIVVRDLPWPNAVRASVHAVNTEGDVDRLLDGLTPEF
- a CDS encoding HalOD1 output domain-containing protein: MERPVDRVLAAVAAAEETDLLSLQPPLGDVVDADALNALVSGSQDRAGADVTVQFTYRGHDVTVGPDGDVELQ
- a CDS encoding YeeE/YedE family protein yields the protein MIEPVPLQLTAELFPNGVSRYAVGGLLVGLGAVVIYLGTGIAAGASTFLESTLSYVSDQSRFQQYVSSRDWRVVFTLGIVLGAAVFALTFQSGLVTSSLYQPGTTGQLYDVAGVTLWMTDVQPWRLFLGGILVGIGTRVGKGCTSGHGVCGVGSASKTSIVGVITFLTVAIGTAQVVAALGVSP